The following proteins are encoded in a genomic region of Candidatus Marinarcus aquaticus:
- a CDS encoding class I SAM-dependent methyltransferase, protein MFKINNKKFYSKSIKEFGVSAQGVHWSTQFSQYKRFEVLCNFLEKEELRNSHIIDAGCGFGEFYNFLQKRELLPKEYCGIDCEAQMIQISQHRFPKTTFYVKDILKDNLPVADYYMCSGAMNLLPKRLFFKFIEQCYHQSQKGFIFNFLKKDSFNHIDPHNVIEFCKELNGDYFLEENYLQNDLSIFLKKS, encoded by the coding sequence ATGTTTAAAATCAACAATAAAAAATTCTATTCAAAATCCATCAAAGAGTTTGGAGTCAGTGCGCAAGGGGTACACTGGAGTACTCAATTCTCACAGTACAAACGCTTTGAAGTATTGTGTAATTTTCTTGAAAAAGAGGAGCTCCGAAACTCTCATATTATTGATGCGGGATGTGGATTTGGAGAGTTTTATAACTTTTTACAAAAAAGAGAACTCCTGCCAAAAGAGTATTGTGGCATTGATTGTGAGGCACAGATGATTCAAATCTCTCAACACCGTTTCCCAAAAACAACATTTTATGTCAAAGATATTTTAAAAGATAACTTACCCGTTGCTGATTATTATATGTGCAGTGGGGCCATGAACCTTTTACCTAAACGCCTTTTTTTTAAATTCATTGAACAGTGTTATCATCAGAGCCAAAAAGGCTTTATTTTTAACTTTTTAAAAAAGGACAGCTTCAACCATATTGATCCTCACAATGTCATTGAGTTTTGCAAAGAGCTCAATGGTGATTATTTCCTTGAAGAGAACTACTTACAAAATGATCTATCAATCTTTTTAAAAAAATCGTAA
- a CDS encoding DEAD/DEAH box helicase yields the protein MTFQEFNFKAKLQQAIDEAGFKEPSPIQQDAIPVVLKGKDIVGQAHTGTGKTAAFGLPILNNLTCDGSVEAVVIVPTRELAMQVSDEIFRFGKFLNIKTATVYGGQSYSRQLKHIDNASVIVATPGRFLDLLKGEKIDIKPQYVILDEADEMLDMGFLDDIKEIFTFMPKERQTLLFSATMPTAIKKLAQSILKEPEFITITQSEVTNNKITQTFYVVDEHERDDALIRLYDFKNPEKSIIFCRTKKEVDRLSTFLVSQGYSAKGLHGDMEQRQREEAINAFKKGRLEILIATDVAARGLDVNDVTHVFNYHLPFDSESYVHRIGRTGRAGKEGKAISIVTPHEFRMIQKIQKATGGKLEAKVIPNIKSVKEKKVNSLVQKIRDQEVHDSVYALLEDLKEEFDISTIAFKLASMLSNDTFVKGNNYIGKSENDIQRLYERVLSDRDDDRNNRRGRGGRGGYTRNRRNSNSRNANSSRSRRPRRG from the coding sequence ATGACATTTCAAGAATTTAATTTCAAAGCAAAACTGCAACAAGCGATTGATGAAGCAGGTTTTAAAGAACCAAGCCCTATTCAACAAGACGCGATTCCTGTAGTATTGAAAGGGAAAGATATTGTAGGACAAGCACATACAGGTACAGGGAAAACCGCTGCATTTGGCTTACCAATTTTAAACAACTTAACGTGTGATGGCAGTGTTGAAGCTGTTGTAATCGTACCAACCAGAGAGCTTGCAATGCAAGTTTCAGATGAAATTTTCAGATTTGGAAAGTTTCTGAACATTAAAACAGCCACTGTTTATGGTGGACAATCATACTCACGACAACTTAAGCACATTGATAATGCCAGTGTTATTGTTGCAACGCCAGGACGATTTTTAGACCTTCTAAAAGGGGAAAAAATTGATATTAAACCACAATATGTGATTTTAGATGAAGCCGATGAGATGTTGGATATGGGATTTTTAGATGATATCAAAGAGATTTTCACGTTCATGCCAAAAGAGCGTCAAACACTTCTTTTCTCTGCAACGATGCCAACGGCAATTAAAAAGTTAGCACAATCAATTTTAAAAGAACCAGAGTTTATCACAATTACACAAAGTGAAGTAACGAACAATAAAATCACACAAACATTTTATGTGGTCGATGAGCATGAAAGAGACGATGCTTTGATTCGTCTGTATGACTTTAAAAATCCAGAAAAATCAATCATCTTTTGTCGAACAAAAAAAGAAGTAGACAGACTCTCTACATTTTTAGTATCTCAAGGGTACAGTGCTAAAGGACTTCATGGTGATATGGAGCAACGACAAAGAGAAGAAGCCATCAATGCATTTAAAAAAGGTCGATTAGAGATATTAATTGCAACAGACGTTGCGGCTCGTGGACTGGACGTAAATGACGTTACTCACGTATTCAACTACCACTTACCATTTGACAGTGAATCTTACGTACATAGAATTGGACGAACAGGACGAGCAGGAAAAGAGGGGAAGGCCATCTCGATTGTAACACCTCATGAGTTCAGAATGATTCAAAAAATCCAAAAAGCAACGGGTGGAAAATTGGAAGCAAAAGTGATTCCAAACATTAAAAGCGTAAAAGAGAAAAAAGTGAACTCTTTGGTTCAAAAAATCAGAGATCAAGAGGTTCATGACAGTGTGTATGCTCTTTTAGAAGACTTAAAAGAGGAGTTTGATATCTCTACCATTGCATTTAAACTTGCATCAATGTTATCAAACGATACGTTCGTTAAAGGGAATAACTACATCGGTAAGTCAGAAAATGATATTCAACGATTATATGAGCGAGTTCTAAGTGACCGAGATGATGATCGAAATAACAGAAGAGGGCGTGGAGGACGAGGTGGTTATACCAGAAACCGAAGAAACTCTAACAGCAGAAATGCAAACAGTTCACGTTCACGAAGACCAAGAAGAGGGTAA
- a CDS encoding response regulator, with product MHKDLKNVSILYVEDDDFLREHTQDLLKKIFKEVFVAKDGKDGVYVYNEHLNQVDAIITDINMPEISGIQMAKIIRKIQEKSNKNSPIIALSAYNIEDYSFQELKDNFAHYLRKPIQVKDLVINVNKALKGELEDFI from the coding sequence ATGCATAAAGATTTAAAAAACGTATCAATTCTGTACGTAGAGGACGATGACTTTCTACGTGAACACACACAAGATTTACTCAAAAAGATATTTAAAGAGGTATTTGTTGCCAAAGATGGGAAAGATGGGGTATATGTCTATAACGAACACCTCAATCAAGTGGATGCCATCATCACCGATATAAATATGCCTGAAATCTCTGGTATTCAAATGGCAAAAATTATTCGTAAAATTCAAGAAAAAAGCAACAAAAATTCACCCATCATTGCGTTGAGTGCGTATAATATTGAGGATTACAGTTTTCAAGAGTTAAAAGATAATTTTGCACACTATTTGAGAAAACCCATTCAAGTGAAAGATTTGGTGATTAATGTGAATAAAGCCCTTAAAGGGGAGTTGGAAGATTTTATCTGA
- a CDS encoding LutC/YkgG family protein gives MSRKSDILNAIKENNIIQEIPLPNIESFGITFDNKFQHYNEVIQSVGGKAIQATPESLDETIQSLYPEAKLIASNVKECTLGNVQANEKMTPHELKDLDLAVVKGEFAIAENGAVWIKNSDNRHRALYFIAQNIVIIVPKNEILNNMHEAYERIDFDNAGYGCFVSGPSKTADIEQSLVIGAHGPKSGYVIFI, from the coding sequence ATGTCAAGAAAATCAGATATTTTAAATGCCATCAAAGAGAATAATATCATTCAAGAGATTCCCCTTCCCAATATTGAAAGCTTTGGTATTACGTTTGACAATAAATTCCAACACTACAATGAAGTCATACAAAGTGTGGGAGGAAAAGCGATACAAGCAACGCCAGAAAGCTTAGATGAGACGATTCAATCTCTCTATCCTGAGGCCAAGTTGATCGCTTCAAATGTGAAAGAGTGTACCTTAGGCAATGTTCAAGCCAATGAAAAAATGACACCTCATGAACTCAAAGATTTGGATTTGGCCGTTGTGAAAGGGGAGTTTGCAATAGCCGAGAATGGTGCAGTGTGGATTAAAAATTCAGACAATCGACACCGTGCTTTATACTTTATTGCACAGAATATTGTTATAATAGTTCCTAAAAATGAGATTTTAAATAATATGCATGAGGCGTATGAACGTATCGATTTTGATAACGCAGGGTACGGATGCTTTGTTTCAGGACCATCAAAAACTGCTGATATCGAGCAATCTTTAGTCATTGGAGCGCATGGGCCTAAATCAGGTTACGTCATTTTTATTTAG
- the accB gene encoding acetyl-CoA carboxylase biotin carboxyl carrier protein, whose translation MDFKEIKELIKLFDKSELSKLKVKEGEFEVSMGKGLEGVVTVAQSAPSAVAAPVASAPVAPVAAPTPAAEAAPVSGDTINAPMIGTYYEAPSPDSAPFVKVGDTVKAGQTLCILEAMKIMNEVEAEYDCKILKILVDDGEPVEYDMPLFAVEKI comes from the coding sequence ATGGATTTTAAAGAGATAAAAGAGTTAATTAAACTTTTTGACAAAAGTGAATTAAGTAAACTAAAAGTAAAAGAGGGTGAGTTTGAAGTCTCTATGGGTAAAGGACTTGAAGGTGTAGTAACAGTTGCACAATCAGCTCCATCTGCAGTAGCAGCTCCAGTGGCATCAGCACCAGTAGCACCTGTAGCAGCTCCTACACCTGCAGCAGAAGCAGCACCAGTAAGTGGAGATACAATCAATGCACCAATGATAGGTACATATTATGAAGCACCGTCTCCGGACTCTGCACCATTTGTAAAAGTGGGTGATACAGTCAAAGCAGGTCAAACACTTTGTATTTTAGAAGCAATGAAAATCATGAATGAGGTAGAGGCAGAGTACGATTGCAAAATTTTAAAAATATTGGTTGATGATGGTGAACCAGTAGAGTACGATATGCCATTATTTGCTGTTGAAAAGATTTAA
- a CDS encoding inorganic phosphate transporter translates to MDINTIDKMNRATDQSLPGFAKLSLALLFIAVVFIYSYASHGGVENNTFLIIGAVFGAYMAMNIGANDVANNVGPAVGSQAMTMMWAIVIAAVFEAGGAFIAGGEVVKTIKKGIIDPGLITNPDIFIWAMTAALLSAALWLNFATSVGAPVSTTHSIVGGVMGAGIAAAGFSIVSWGTMGKIAASWVISPVLGGIIAAGFLYFIKRNIIFKKDMIEAAKKFVPYLIAVMTWAFSTYLILKGIKHLVKVNFLTASIIGLLIAITAYFLIKPMVNKASNKIKNSREDVNSLFTIPLIFAAALLSFAHGANDVANAIGPLAAINDAVMSHGISSKVGIPVWVMAVGAIGIAIGLALYGPKLIKTVGSEITELDQVRAFSIAMAAAITVILASQLGLPVSSTHIAVGGVFGVGFLREYLDSSESMYISKARKRFKKDKKVLEAYEEELVTLEGLEKKSKANYQRIVELYKLIEDKVEEVREDKRNFKAAKRVKYVKRDAVKKIIAAWIVTVPAAACLSAAVFFMIKGIMS, encoded by the coding sequence GTGGATATTAATACCATTGATAAGATGAACAGAGCGACAGATCAGTCGCTTCCAGGGTTTGCAAAGTTGTCGTTGGCACTGCTTTTTATTGCCGTTGTATTTATTTACAGTTACGCTTCACACGGTGGAGTTGAAAACAATACATTTTTAATCATTGGTGCTGTTTTTGGTGCATATATGGCCATGAACATTGGTGCAAATGATGTGGCCAATAACGTGGGACCTGCTGTGGGGTCTCAAGCCATGACGATGATGTGGGCAATTGTGATTGCCGCAGTGTTTGAAGCAGGTGGTGCATTTATTGCTGGTGGAGAAGTTGTAAAAACAATTAAAAAAGGGATTATTGATCCAGGTTTAATCACCAATCCTGATATCTTTATTTGGGCCATGACAGCAGCGCTTCTTTCTGCAGCATTGTGGTTGAATTTTGCAACTTCCGTGGGTGCTCCTGTATCAACAACACACTCAATTGTAGGTGGTGTCATGGGAGCAGGAATTGCCGCGGCTGGTTTCTCAATCGTATCATGGGGAACCATGGGTAAAATTGCTGCATCTTGGGTGATTTCACCTGTTCTTGGAGGTATCATCGCTGCAGGGTTTCTCTATTTTATAAAACGCAATATCATATTCAAAAAAGATATGATTGAAGCTGCAAAGAAATTTGTTCCTTATTTAATTGCAGTGATGACATGGGCATTTTCAACCTATTTGATTTTAAAAGGGATCAAACACCTTGTAAAGGTCAACTTTTTAACCGCTTCTATCATTGGTTTGCTCATTGCTATTACCGCTTACTTTCTTATCAAACCAATGGTCAATAAAGCTTCAAATAAAATTAAAAACTCTCGAGAAGATGTCAACTCTTTATTTACTATTCCTTTGATTTTTGCTGCAGCATTGCTTTCATTTGCTCATGGAGCCAATGATGTGGCGAATGCAATTGGGCCATTGGCGGCAATTAATGATGCAGTGATGAGCCATGGTATCTCATCCAAAGTAGGGATTCCAGTATGGGTTATGGCAGTAGGTGCTATTGGTATTGCTATTGGACTTGCATTGTATGGACCAAAACTGATAAAAACTGTGGGAAGTGAAATCACGGAACTTGACCAAGTTCGAGCTTTCTCTATTGCTATGGCAGCAGCCATTACGGTTATCTTAGCATCTCAACTGGGATTGCCTGTCTCTTCTACACACATTGCGGTTGGGGGTGTATTTGGGGTTGGATTTTTGCGAGAATATTTAGATTCAAGTGAAAGCATGTATATCAGTAAAGCCAGAAAACGGTTTAAAAAAGATAAAAAAGTACTTGAAGCGTATGAAGAAGAGCTGGTTACATTAGAAGGTTTAGAGAAAAAATCTAAAGCAAATTACCAAAGAATTGTGGAACTTTATAAACTTATTGAAGATAAAGTTGAAGAGGTCAGAGAAGACAAACGAAACTTTAAGGCAGCCAAACGTGTGAAGTATGTCAAACGAGATGCCGTGAAAAAAATCATTGCCGCATGGATTGTAACCGTACCTGCTGCAGCTTGCCTTTCAGCAGCAGTATTCTTTATGATTAAAGGGATTATGAGTTAA
- a CDS encoding AEC family transporter, which yields MHANNISYILLFYDKITLFKGHNIEALISVATIYFFIVIGFIVKRTFKERIDQTSFILLNLYFLQPILIFWGLTRAPLNFEFVIVPVLYFVIIFICLGLMLLVYKSIFSDSKDQSVFLASSLVGNTGNLGIPLGIALFGVASVPYTSILNIANVFFIYIFSVYFFAKEQFSFAQAFKSIFKIPAIWFSVIAVAFNYYQLPINEHFNRVLEMGSYTAIVMQLIIFGIYLSEIKVKTTNWKLSGHITIVKQLVLPIVGLGVVLMTNLDGYVASILLMELMVPLAVNNVNLAALYNCRPHDVTTAILITSIAFIALIYFYLEVIQYFFGAH from the coding sequence ATGCATGCAAATAATATATCCTATATTTTATTATTCTATGATAAAATAACACTCTTTAAAGGACATAATATCGAAGCACTTATCTCAGTAGCCACCATCTATTTTTTTATTGTTATTGGCTTTATTGTCAAACGAACATTTAAAGAGCGTATTGACCAAACAAGCTTTATACTGCTTAATCTCTATTTTTTACAACCTATACTGATTTTCTGGGGTTTAACACGAGCTCCACTTAACTTTGAATTTGTCATTGTGCCTGTTTTGTATTTTGTCATTATTTTTATCTGTTTGGGTTTGATGTTACTCGTTTATAAATCGATATTTTCTGACAGCAAAGATCAATCGGTTTTCTTGGCTTCTTCACTTGTTGGAAACACAGGGAATTTAGGAATTCCTCTGGGTATTGCTCTGTTTGGCGTTGCCAGTGTACCTTATACGAGTATTTTAAACATTGCCAATGTCTTTTTTATCTATATTTTCAGCGTCTATTTTTTTGCAAAAGAGCAGTTCTCATTTGCTCAAGCATTTAAATCGATTTTTAAAATCCCAGCCATTTGGTTTTCCGTCATTGCCGTTGCATTTAACTATTACCAACTGCCTATTAATGAACACTTTAATAGAGTTCTTGAGATGGGTTCATACACGGCCATTGTGATGCAACTTATTATTTTTGGTATTTATTTGAGTGAAATCAAAGTCAAAACAACCAACTGGAAACTTTCAGGACACATTACCATTGTAAAACAATTGGTATTGCCTATTGTTGGATTGGGTGTGGTGTTAATGACCAACTTAGATGGCTATGTGGCATCTATATTACTCATGGAACTCATGGTACCTTTAGCAGTAAACAACGTAAATTTAGCAGCTTTGTATAACTGCAGACCACATGATGTAACAACGGCCATACTTATTACCTCCATTGCCTTTATTGCTTTGATTTACTTCTATTTAGAAGTGATTCAATACTTTTTTGGAGCACACTGA
- a CDS encoding deoxycytidylate deaminase, translating to MISDKAFINIAHEIASASKCVSKQVGAVIVKEGRILSTGYNGTPTGFTNCSAHWKGEYTPEHHEWSKTYEIHAEMNAIIWAARKGISIEDATIYVTLEPCSECSKNLIASGIKRIVYDKPYEKNNSEVISQFIKDNGVVIEQIKE from the coding sequence ATGATCAGCGATAAAGCATTCATAAATATAGCTCACGAAATAGCCAGTGCCTCAAAATGTGTCTCAAAACAAGTGGGTGCCGTGATTGTAAAAGAGGGTCGAATTCTCTCAACAGGATACAATGGAACCCCAACGGGTTTTACCAATTGCAGTGCACATTGGAAAGGTGAATATACCCCTGAACATCATGAATGGTCAAAAACCTATGAAATTCATGCCGAGATGAATGCAATTATTTGGGCTGCAAGAAAGGGTATCAGCATTGAAGATGCCACCATTTACGTCACTCTTGAACCATGCAGTGAGTGTTCAAAAAACTTAATTGCTTCAGGTATTAAACGCATTGTTTATGACAAACCCTATGAAAAGAACAACTCTGAAGTGATTTCACAATTTATTAAAGATAATGGCGTTGTCATTGAACAAATTAAAGAGTAA
- a CDS encoding lactate utilization protein B — protein sequence MNHPKQAAKFVANDERMHWHDKALWFVRQKRDLASRTLPEWEKLRAYASDIKTHTMSKLDTYLEEFEKNALAKGIHIHWAKDAYEHNEIVYNILRENNVKKVVKSKSMLTEECHLNPYLEERGLKVIDTDLGERIVQLRKEPPSHIVLPAIHLKKEDVSDTFHTFLKTEKGNSDPTYLTRAAREHLREEFLSADAGITGVNFAIAQTGGVVVCTNEGNADMGASLPKLHIACMGIEKVIPRLEDLSVFTRLLARSATGQPITTYTSHFHQPIEGGEMHIVIVDNKRTPFLQSETYQQSLNCIRCGACMNTCPVYRRSGGHSYGYVIPGPIGSNLGAFRNPKEHNTLPFACTLCASCTNVCPSKIDLHKQLYAHRQDLGEAGLIDSKKAIAMKMTAWLMKHPSLFNFAGKVARRVVPLLPDALIYNKKNVWGKYREMPHMPKHSFKELYKQNHKES from the coding sequence ATGAATCATCCAAAACAAGCAGCAAAATTTGTAGCCAATGATGAAAGAATGCATTGGCACGACAAAGCCCTATGGTTTGTTCGACAAAAACGTGACTTAGCTTCAAGAACGCTTCCAGAGTGGGAGAAGTTGCGTGCGTATGCCAGTGATATTAAAACACATACCATGAGCAAATTAGACACCTACTTAGAAGAGTTTGAAAAGAACGCTTTAGCCAAAGGCATTCACATACACTGGGCGAAAGATGCCTATGAACACAATGAGATTGTCTATAATATTTTACGAGAAAACAACGTTAAAAAAGTAGTCAAATCAAAGTCAATGCTCACAGAAGAGTGCCATCTCAACCCTTATTTAGAAGAGCGTGGGTTAAAAGTGATTGATACTGATTTGGGTGAGCGTATTGTTCAACTAAGAAAAGAGCCCCCTTCACACATCGTTTTGCCTGCTATTCACCTTAAAAAAGAGGATGTCTCAGATACATTTCACACCTTTTTAAAAACCGAAAAAGGCAACAGTGATCCTACTTACTTAACGCGTGCTGCAAGAGAACACTTACGAGAAGAGTTTTTAAGTGCTGATGCAGGCATTACAGGGGTGAACTTTGCCATCGCTCAAACAGGTGGCGTGGTTGTATGCACCAATGAAGGAAATGCCGATATGGGTGCCAGTTTACCTAAACTGCACATTGCGTGTATGGGAATTGAAAAAGTAATTCCACGATTGGAAGATTTAAGTGTCTTTACACGACTTTTGGCACGAAGTGCAACCGGGCAACCTATTACCACTTACACTTCACACTTTCACCAACCCATTGAAGGAGGTGAAATGCACATTGTCATTGTCGATAACAAACGAACACCCTTTTTACAAAGTGAGACATATCAACAATCATTGAACTGTATTCGATGTGGAGCCTGCATGAATACATGTCCTGTGTACAGAAGAAGTGGTGGTCACTCATATGGGTACGTCATTCCTGGTCCTATTGGTTCCAATTTAGGAGCATTTAGAAACCCCAAAGAACACAATACACTCCCATTTGCGTGTACTTTGTGTGCGTCATGCACCAATGTATGCCCCAGTAAAATTGACTTGCATAAACAACTCTATGCACATCGACAAGATTTAGGAGAAGCTGGGTTAATTGACTCCAAAAAAGCAATTGCCATGAAAATGACAGCATGGTTAATGAAACACCCGTCTCTTTTTAACTTTGCAGGAAAAGTAGCACGAAGAGTCGTACCACTGCTTCCTGATGCGTTAATTTACAACAAAAAAAATGTATGGGGGAAATACAGAGAGATGCCTCACATGCCAAAACACTCATTTAAAGAGTTGTATAAACAAAATCATAAGGAGTCATAA
- a CDS encoding (Fe-S)-binding protein, with product MKIGLFIPCYMNELYPQACMATLKVLENLNLNVSYPMQQTCCGQPMANSGCAKDVKELAYHFVNTFKDFDYIVAPSGSCVAMVKEHYAEFFDDNSDYEKVKTSIYEICEFLHDIIKVDSFNVSFPYKVGVHNSCHGHRELKLASCSELHLPCYSKLKALLAKVDDIEIVELDRDDECCGFGGTFAVTEDAISAAMGKDRIADHIRHNAEVMTGADMSCLMHMEGLINKEKQPLKVMHITQILAGERI from the coding sequence ATGAAGATAGGTCTTTTTATTCCTTGCTATATGAATGAACTTTATCCACAAGCATGTATGGCAACACTAAAAGTCTTAGAAAATCTTAATTTAAATGTATCATACCCCATGCAACAAACCTGTTGCGGTCAACCCATGGCCAACTCAGGTTGCGCCAAAGATGTCAAAGAGTTGGCGTACCATTTTGTCAATACCTTTAAAGATTTTGATTACATTGTGGCACCCAGTGGTTCTTGTGTTGCAATGGTTAAAGAGCATTATGCAGAGTTTTTTGATGACAACAGTGATTATGAAAAAGTCAAAACTTCTATTTATGAAATCTGTGAATTTTTACATGACATCATAAAAGTTGATTCTTTTAATGTATCTTTTCCTTACAAAGTAGGCGTTCACAACTCTTGCCATGGACACCGAGAGTTGAAACTCGCCAGTTGCAGCGAGTTACACCTTCCTTGTTATTCCAAACTTAAAGCATTGCTTGCTAAAGTAGATGATATTGAGATTGTTGAGTTAGACCGAGACGATGAGTGTTGTGGTTTTGGAGGTACGTTTGCAGTAACGGAAGATGCAATTTCTGCAGCCATGGGCAAAGACAGAATTGCTGATCACATAAGACACAATGCCGAAGTCATGACCGGAGCAGATATGTCCTGTTTGATGCACATGGAAGGGTTAATCAACAAAGAGAAACAACCTCTTAAAGTGATGCACATCACACAAATTCTAGCAGGGGAGCGTATCTGA
- a CDS encoding acetyl-CoA carboxylase biotin carboxylase subunit, with amino-acid sequence MAEIKKILIANRGEIVQRAIRTIREMGKKSVAVYSAGDKNASYLKHADEAVCIGGAKSTESYLSIPAIITAAEMTGCDAIFPGYGFLSENQDFVEICRLHNIKFIGPSVDVMEKMADKSKAKEEMIRAGVPVVPGSDGAVHSLEDAKKVAKEIGYPIMAKAAAGGGGRGMRLIESEDKFEQLFTAASSEALAAFGDGTMYLERFINNPRHIEVQVIGDSHGNAIHVGERDCSLQRRHQKVIEESPAILLNDETRAHLHDVAVKATKYLNYEGAGTFEFLADDKQNIYFMEMNTRLQVEHPVSEMVSGLDIIEWMIKVAEGEELPKQENIKFRGHAIECRITAEDPNTFLPCPGKITQWMVPGGRNVRVDSHIYTTYVVPPYYDSMIGKLIVWGRDRNKAIEIMKRALNEFEVEGIKTTIPFHIKMMENKDFINNNYDTKYLEGYKKLEDLETEKGN; translated from the coding sequence ATGGCAGAAATCAAAAAGATTTTAATCGCTAATAGAGGTGAAATTGTACAACGTGCTATTAGAACGATTAGAGAGATGGGTAAAAAATCTGTTGCAGTTTACTCAGCAGGTGATAAAAACGCATCGTATCTGAAGCACGCAGATGAAGCTGTATGTATTGGTGGCGCAAAATCAACAGAGTCATACTTAAGTATCCCTGCAATTATTACTGCAGCTGAGATGACGGGGTGTGATGCGATTTTCCCTGGATATGGTTTCTTATCTGAAAACCAAGATTTTGTTGAAATCTGTCGATTGCACAATATTAAATTCATTGGTCCATCCGTGGATGTAATGGAAAAGATGGCCGACAAATCAAAAGCAAAAGAGGAGATGATCAGAGCAGGTGTTCCTGTTGTTCCTGGTTCGGATGGTGCGGTACACTCTTTAGAAGATGCAAAAAAAGTTGCAAAAGAGATTGGGTATCCTATCATGGCCAAAGCTGCTGCAGGTGGTGGTGGTCGAGGTATGCGACTGATTGAGTCTGAAGATAAATTTGAACAACTCTTTACAGCCGCTTCAAGTGAAGCCTTAGCAGCATTTGGTGATGGTACCATGTATTTAGAGCGATTCATCAATAACCCAAGACACATTGAAGTTCAAGTTATTGGTGATTCTCATGGAAATGCGATTCACGTAGGTGAAAGAGATTGTTCACTTCAAAGACGGCATCAAAAAGTGATTGAAGAATCACCTGCTATTTTATTAAATGATGAGACCCGAGCGCATTTACATGATGTAGCAGTAAAAGCAACAAAATACTTAAACTATGAAGGTGCAGGAACATTTGAGTTCTTAGCAGATGATAAACAAAACATCTATTTCATGGAGATGAATACTCGACTTCAAGTAGAACACCCTGTTTCGGAAATGGTTTCAGGACTTGATATTATTGAGTGGATGATTAAAGTCGCTGAAGGTGAAGAGTTACCAAAACAAGAGAACATCAAATTCAGAGGTCATGCCATTGAGTGTAGAATTACAGCAGAAGATCCTAACACTTTCTTGCCTTGCCCAGGTAAAATCACACAATGGATGGTTCCGGGAGGACGAAATGTACGTGTAGATTCACACATCTATACAACATACGTGGTACCTCCATACTATGACTCAATGATTGGGAAACTGATTGTTTGGGGACGTGATCGAAACAAAGCCATTGAGATTATGAAACGTGCGCTTAATGAGTTTGAAGTTGAAGGCATTAAAACAACCATTCCGTTCCATATTAAAATGATGGAAAACAAAGATTTTATCAACAATAACTACGACACAAAATATCTTGAGGGTTATAAGAAACTCGAAGACTTAGAGACAGAAAAAGGCAATTAG